In uncultured Methanobacterium sp., a genomic segment contains:
- a CDS encoding TetR/AcrR family transcriptional regulator, translated as MVPRKPRDERINEITQAAIDVFLEKGYENTTMDAIAKKAGISKGGLYHYFPSKEMVLIFANEKISQKVKEIMTNASKCNSVKGGILYYIENYICYWLKNPKETAFLFLSIAKMMENPDLLKYYQQYTSDYIAFFEGAFSLGIKMGEFKEHNARTSAITLMAALDGVLSYMIFDENLILEEVVQHFEEKFITPIEV; from the coding sequence ATGGTTCCAAGAAAACCACGAGATGAAAGAATAAATGAAATAACGCAGGCAGCAATTGATGTATTCCTGGAAAAAGGTTATGAAAATACCACAATGGATGCCATTGCTAAAAAAGCAGGGATAAGCAAGGGTGGACTTTACCATTACTTCCCCAGCAAAGAAATGGTGTTGATCTTTGCCAATGAAAAAATAAGCCAGAAAGTCAAGGAAATAATGACCAATGCTTCAAAATGTAATTCAGTTAAAGGGGGAATACTGTACTACATAGAAAATTACATTTGTTACTGGCTGAAAAATCCCAAAGAAACTGCATTCCTCTTTCTTTCAATTGCAAAGATGATGGAAAATCCAGATTTATTAAAGTACTACCAGCAGTACACCTCGGATTACATAGCATTCTTTGAAGGTGCATTCTCCCTGGGAATCAAAATGGGAGAATTCAAAGAACACAATGCTAGAACCAGTGCCATAACATTGATGGCAGCACTGGACGGTGTTTTAAGCTACATGATATTCGATGAAAATCTAATACTGGAAGAAGTTGTTCAACATTTTGAGGAAAAATTCATAACACCCATCGAGGTCTAA
- a CDS encoding EFR1 family ferrodoxin (N-terminal region resembles flavodoxins. C-terminal ferrodoxin region binds two 4Fe-4S clusters.), producing METVDFYFFSGTGNTLLVVKKMQETFQENGIPVNLYKIEESNPEDVNLEHTIGLGFPIAELSTYNFVWKFIRALPVTDSATEVFMVDTLGGFSGGIVGPVHEIVKKKGYKPVGAKEIVMPPNIFYIQDEETCHEKVQKGLLKAEEYALDLINEKSRWGRVPLLSDALYYTSIASLKITESNLNQKLLRLQTDNQECRKCSICVRLCPVDNITLEEGNYPEHGFNCEYCLRCTSLCPRGAISCPCNYKGKTYRAVKAKDFLK from the coding sequence ATGGAAACAGTGGATTTTTACTTTTTCTCCGGAACTGGGAACACCTTACTTGTGGTTAAAAAGATGCAGGAAACCTTCCAGGAGAACGGTATCCCGGTGAATCTGTACAAAATAGAAGAATCAAATCCTGAAGATGTTAATTTAGAGCACACCATTGGGTTGGGATTTCCAATAGCAGAATTATCCACCTATAACTTCGTATGGAAGTTCATCAGGGCACTTCCAGTAACTGATTCAGCTACAGAGGTCTTTATGGTGGACACCCTGGGCGGATTTTCAGGGGGAATTGTGGGTCCAGTGCATGAAATAGTCAAAAAGAAGGGATACAAACCTGTTGGAGCTAAAGAGATTGTAATGCCTCCCAACATATTCTACATTCAAGATGAGGAAACCTGCCATGAAAAGGTTCAAAAAGGACTCCTAAAAGCAGAAGAGTATGCCCTGGATTTAATCAACGAGAAATCAAGATGGGGAAGGGTCCCGTTACTTTCTGATGCACTTTACTACACATCCATTGCCAGTTTGAAGATCACAGAATCCAATCTCAACCAGAAACTGTTGCGCCTGCAAACAGATAACCAAGAATGCCGCAAGTGCAGTATATGTGTAAGGCTCTGCCCTGTGGATAACATAACCCTGGAAGAAGGAAATTATCCAGAGCATGGTTTTAACTGCGAGTACTGTTTAAGATGCACATCTTTATGTCCCCGTGGAGCTATTTCCTGCCCATGTAATTACAAGGGTAAAACGTATAGGGCAGTTAAGGCCAAGGACTTTCTAAAATAG
- a CDS encoding 4Fe-4S binding protein — protein sequence MNNKRQKIRKTTLLISFLLFPVTLFYFSPFLIMWGASLGIITGSFLTFTALFILSLFFGRAFCGWACPTGGVQEYCFSINNGNTRGGKYNWIKYFLFVPWIATIALLAVMAGGLNTIDPLFMTKYGVSISEPAIYIVYYGIILTTIIIAILAGKRANCHYFCFIAPFMIIGTKIKNFFRWPSLHLKANKELCVECKLCKNCPMSLDVKEKVLKEDMHDFECILCGKCVDSCPKGAIKYSFGIPKKR from the coding sequence ATGAATAATAAAAGACAAAAAATCCGAAAAACAACATTACTCATATCATTTTTACTCTTTCCAGTTACATTATTTTATTTTTCCCCATTTTTGATTATGTGGGGAGCATCACTTGGAATAATAACTGGAAGCTTTTTAACCTTCACTGCACTGTTTATACTGTCCCTGTTTTTTGGTAGGGCATTCTGCGGATGGGCCTGCCCAACCGGTGGAGTTCAGGAATATTGTTTTTCAATAAACAATGGAAACACTAGAGGAGGGAAATATAACTGGATTAAATACTTCCTATTTGTCCCCTGGATAGCCACCATAGCACTTCTGGCTGTGATGGCTGGAGGATTAAATACCATTGATCCATTATTCATGACCAAATATGGTGTTTCCATCTCAGAACCAGCCATATATATTGTTTACTATGGAATCATCTTAACAACAATCATAATTGCTATCCTGGCGGGTAAAAGGGCTAACTGCCATTACTTCTGCTTCATAGCCCCATTCATGATCATAGGGACAAAGATTAAAAATTTCTTCCGATGGCCCTCCCTTCACCTTAAAGCCAATAAAGAACTGTGTGTGGAATGTAAATTATGTAAAAATTGTCCAATGAGTCTTGATGTGAAAGAAAAAGTATTAAAAGAAGATATGCACGACTTTGAATGTATTTTATGTGGAAAATGTGTGGATTCATGCCCTAAAGGAGCTATAAAATATTCTTTTGGCATCCCCAAAAAGAGGTAG
- a CDS encoding prenyltransferase gives MNFNTILKIVRLGRLQFILGGFLFFCAGALLALLLNAQFNLEKLIMGYAALFAAHLSVSYSNDYFDFEVDQFQKPTRFSGGSGVLVTNPELREFSKNFALLLMGLSIFLAIITTILFQLPVSFFILILGGNLLGWYYSAPPLRLSYRGLSELATVLTGFIVPGIGYVILMGKLDLNFLIFAIPLMLYELLFIINVEIPDMEADSLGGKKTAVVVHGRQFGFIIGAIAAVMATLSFLFMPLINLNISSINWTIITIFSLIPLGLGVLSVRKKPVNRKSAIKLVNHNLLSLSIFIILVNTYFIYSI, from the coding sequence ATGAATTTCAATACTATCTTAAAAATTGTCAGGCTCGGACGCTTACAATTCATTTTAGGAGGGTTTTTATTCTTTTGTGCCGGAGCTTTACTGGCTCTTTTATTAAATGCCCAATTCAATTTGGAAAAATTGATAATGGGATATGCGGCTTTATTTGCTGCACATTTATCTGTTTCTTACAGTAATGATTACTTCGACTTTGAGGTGGACCAGTTTCAGAAACCCACCCGTTTTTCAGGGGGAAGTGGAGTTCTGGTTACCAATCCTGAGCTTCGTGAGTTTTCTAAAAATTTTGCCCTGCTTCTCATGGGATTATCCATTTTCCTGGCCATTATCACCACTATCCTCTTTCAGTTACCTGTTTCATTCTTTATTTTGATATTAGGTGGAAACCTCCTGGGATGGTACTACTCTGCCCCTCCTCTTAGATTATCTTATAGGGGGTTAAGCGAATTAGCGACGGTATTAACCGGATTTATTGTGCCTGGGATTGGTTATGTGATTTTAATGGGAAAATTGGATCTAAATTTCCTCATTTTTGCCATACCCCTGATGCTCTATGAGCTGCTCTTTATCATCAATGTGGAGATACCAGATATGGAAGCAGATAGTTTAGGGGGTAAAAAAACTGCAGTAGTAGTTCACGGTCGTCAATTTGGGTTTATAATAGGGGCTATAGCTGCAGTAATGGCGACATTATCATTCCTTTTCATGCCCCTCATTAATCTAAACATTTCCAGCATCAACTGGACTATAATTACTATTTTTTCATTAATCCCTCTGGGATTGGGTGTATTAAGTGTCAGGAAAAAACCAGTTAACCGAAAATCTGCC
- a CDS encoding DUF2098 domain-containing protein, which translates to MEAVNQKNKEILVGSHVRYSGTGSAGEVLSVRSDEDGVWAKMDTTELWYNSRYLELLNEEEYNRFKRRESRRNATKSSDETDDKEVTKKKLESIKKNLEDIDMSNELCDGGG; encoded by the coding sequence GTGGAAGCAGTAAACCAGAAAAACAAAGAGATTTTAGTTGGTTCTCACGTGCGTTACAGTGGTACTGGTAGTGCAGGGGAGGTTTTAAGTGTTCGAAGTGATGAAGATGGTGTTTGGGCTAAAATGGACACCACTGAGTTATGGTACAACAGTCGTTATCTTGAACTTTTGAACGAAGAAGAGTACAATCGATTCAAAAGAAGAGAATCCCGACGTAATGCTACTAAATCCAGTGATGAAACTGATGATAAGGAAGTCACTAAGAAAAAGCTGGAAAGCATTAAAAAGAACCTGGAAGACATAGACATGAGCAATGAACTGTGTGATGGTGGAGGTTAA